From a single Lolium rigidum isolate FL_2022 chromosome 7, APGP_CSIRO_Lrig_0.1, whole genome shotgun sequence genomic region:
- the LOC124672210 gene encoding probable protein arginine N-methyltransferase 3 — protein MATHARELPPKQEPLRDDGEDEEEEEGEEGWDDWESDGEDAAGGGGGLLCLFCSSRFDSEGSLFAHCGSEHRFDFQKVVRELGLDFYGCIKLINFVRSKVAENKCWSCGQAFAGNNELCSHLHVAEVSQLEGKVPWAEDSYLRPFMEDDSLLHSLSIFDDDEEEDLGVPVERGECSAGNGKSAGPQGNGLNTVIDDCSDISARFEKAVSTGGNKNGSLLEEQTDRQLKITRASVTAKEIKTVDDNYFGSYSSFGIHREMLGDKVRTDAYRDALLENPSLLNGATVLDVGCGTGILSLFAAKAGASKVVAVDGSAKMSSVATQVAKINGLLYDENTKVEQNRSPHVISVVHTKAEELNHKIQIPPNGFDVLVSEWMGYCLLYESMLSSVIYARDHFLKPGGAILPDTATILGAGFGRGGTSLPFWENVYGFDMSCIGKEVTGSSARFPLVDILPSQDIVTDTAVLHSFDLASMKESDMDFTSSLELGLSRSDAAVPGVTWCYGIVLWFDTGFTDRFCKDKPVVLSTSPFSTPTHWSQTIFTFEEPIAMTHEESVADSSASVGTAECPAVTVRSRISIVRASEHRSIDISIETTGISSDGRKRSWPAQIFNL, from the exons ATGGCGACCCACGCGCGCGAGCTCCCTCCCAAGCAAGAGCCGCTCCGCGACGacggcgaagacgaggaggaggaggagggcgaggaggGGTGGGACGACTGGGAGTCGGACGGCGAGgacgcggcgggcggcggcggcggcctcctctgCCTGTTCTGCAGCTCGCGGTTCGACTCCGAGGGATCCCTCTTCGCGCACTGCGGCTCCGAGCACCGGTTCGATTTCCAGAAGGTCGTGAGGGAGCTCGGGCTCGATTTCTACGGGTGCATCAAGCTCATCAATTTCGTTCGGTCCAAG GTTGCGGAGAACAAGTGTTGGAGCTGCGGCCAAGCTTTCGCTGGAAACAACGAATTATGCAGCCACTTGCATGTAGCAGAGGTTTCCCAACTTGAGGGGAAGGTTCCATGGGCGGAGGATTCGTACTTGAGACCTTTCATGGAAGACGACTCGCTTCTGCACAGTTTGTCTATCTTTGatgacgacgaagaggaggatcTTGGAGTACCAGTGGAAAGGGGGGAGTGTTCGGCGGGCAACGGGAAGTCTGCTGGGCCACAGGGTAACGGTCTGAACACCGTTATCGACGATTGTTCTGACATCAGTGCTAGATTTGAGAAAGCAGTTAGTACTGGTGGAAATAAGAACGGGTCTCTTTTGGAGGAACAGACTGATAGGCAGCTGAAGATTACACGCGCTAGTGTTACTGCCAAGGAAATTAAAACTGTGGATGATAACTACTTTGGGTCTTATAGTTCGTTTGGCATTCATAGAGAGATGCTTGGCGACAAA GTAAGAACAGATGCTTATAGAGATGCCCTTTTGGAAAATCCGAGCCTCTTAAATGGAGCAACTGTATTGGATGTTGGCTGTGGTACAGGAATTCTAAG TCTCTTTGCAGCGAAGGCTGGTGCATCTAAAGTTGTTGCTGTTGATGGGAGTGCAAAGATGTCTTCTGTGGCTACCCAA GTCGCCAAAATCAATGGTCTATTATATGATGAAAATACAAAAGTTGAACAAAACCGTAGTCCTCATGTGATAAGTGTGGTGCATACCAAGGCTGAAGAGCTAAACCACAAGATACAAATTCCACCGAATGGCTTTGATGTGTTAGTGAGCGAGTGGATGGGTTATTGCCTACTGTATGAATCCATGCTCAGTTCAGTTATATATGCCCGCGATCATTTCCTGAAACCTGGTGGTGCTATTCTCCCAGATACTGCAACAATT CTTGGTGCTGGTTTTGGGAGAGGTGGAACTAGCTTGCCATTTTGGGAGAATGTATATGGCTTTGATATGTCATGTATTGGCAAAGAAGTAACAGGGAGTTCAGCTCGATTTCCTCTTGTTGATATACTTCCTTCTCAAGATATTGTGACAGATACTGCTGTACTCCAT TCATTTGATCTGGCATCTATGAAGGAAAGCGATATGGATTTCACCTCAAGCTTGGAGCTAGGGCTGAGCAGAAGTGATGCAGCTGTACCAGGAGTAACCTGGTGCTATGGTATTGTCTTATGGTTTGACACGGGCTTCACAGACAGATTCTGCAAGGACAAGCCTGTCGTCCTCTCCACCTCTCCGTTCTCCACACCAACTCACTGGTCACAAACAATCTTCACCTTTGAAGAGCCCATCGCAATGACACATGAAGAATCAGTGGCTGATTCATCTGCATCAGTTGGCACAGCTGAGTGCCCAGCTGTCACAGTCAGATCCCGCATAAGCATTGTGAGGGCCTCTGAGCACCGCAGCATAGACATATCGATTGAAACTACAGGGATCAGCTCAGATGGCCGGAAGCGCAGCTGGCCAGCTCAGATCTTCAACCTGTGA
- the LOC124673511 gene encoding thymidylate kinase-like translates to MTALVRLAGKAVSWSRGASAAAPRGLSQFSPRRSAFQGARMENAAGGRGALIVLEGLDRSGKSSQCARLLSFLQGKGCAAEGWRFPDRETSVGKMISAYLANESQLDDRTIHLLFSANRWEKRSLMESKLLGGTTLVVDRYSYSGVAFSAAKGLDIEWCKAPEVGLLAPDLVIYLDVQPEKAAERGGYGGERYERVEFQKSVAEHYHSLRGSTWKVVDGSLPMETVEGQIRELAMNCISECQEKQLTNLAW, encoded by the exons ATGACTGCGCTGGTTCGGCTCGCCGGAAAAGCAGTTTCTTGGAGCAG GGGCGCCAGCGCCGCGGCGCCGCGCGGCCTCAGCCAGTTCTCTCCGCGCAGGAGCGCGTTCCAGGGTGCGAGGATGGAGAACGCCGCCGGGGGCCGCGGCGCGCTCATAGTCCTGGAAGGGCTGGACCGGAGCGGCAAGTCGTCGCAGTGCGCCCGGCTGCTGTCCTTCCTGCAAGGCAAAGGCTGCGCCGCCGAAGGGTGGAGGTTCCCCGACCGGGAGACCAGCGTCGGGAAGATGATCTCCGCGTACCTCGCCAACGAGTCGCAGCTCGACGACCGGACCATCCACTTGCTCTTCAGCGCCAACCGCTGGGAGAAGAG AAGTTTGATGGAGAGCAAGCTGCTTGGCGGAACTACACTCGTCGTCGACCGCTACTCTTATTCCGGAGTGGCGTTTTCAGCTGCTAAAGGACTTGACATTGAGTGGTGCAAG GCCCCTGAAGTTGGACTTCTAGCTCCTGATCTTGTGATATATCTTGATGTACAACCAGAG AAAGCGGCTGAAAGAGGAGGCTATGGGGGTGAAAGATATGAAAGAGTCGAGTTCCAAAAGAGCGTTGCTGAGCATTACCATTCACTCCGTGGTTCAACATGGAAG GTTGTTGATGGTTCCCTTCCCATGGAGACCGTGGAAGGACAGATAAGAGAGCTAGCCATGAATTGCATTTCAGAATGCCAGGAGAAGCAACTTACCAATTTGGCCTGGTAG
- the LOC124672214 gene encoding eukaryotic translation initiation factor 6-2: MATRIQFENNCEVGVFSKLTNAYCLVAIGGSENFYSTFESELADVIPVVKTSIGGTRIIGRLCVGNKNGLLLPHTTTDQELQHLRNCLPDQVVVQRIDERLSALGNCISCNDHVALTHPDLDKATEELIADVLGVEVFRQTIAGNILVGSYCAFSNRGGLVHPHTSIEDLDELSTLLQVPLVAGTVNRGSEVIAAGMTVNDWTAFCGSDTTATELSVIESVFKLREGQPTAIVDDMRKSLIDSYV, encoded by the exons ATGGCGACTC GTATTCAGTTTGAGAACAACTGTGAAGTTGGTGTTTTCTCCAAGCTGACAAATGCCTACTGTCTGGTTGCAATTGGAGGGTCAGAGAACTTCTACAG TACATTTGAGTCTGAGCTTGCAGATGTCATCCCTGTGGTCAAGACCTCTATTGGCGGCACTAGAATAATTGGTCGACTGTGTGTTG GAAACAAGAATGGACTTCTCTTGCCACATACTACCACTGATCAAG AGCTTCAGCATCTGAGGAACTGCCTGCCTGATCAAGTGGTTGTTCAGCGCATTGATGAAAGGCTGTCTGCCCTTGGCAACTGCATATCCTGCAATGACCATGTTGCACTTACACACCCTGACCTTGACAAG GCAACTGAGGAGCTTATTGCTGATGTTCTTGGGGTTGAGGTGTTCCGTCAGACCATTGCTGGAAATATCCTTGTTGGGAGCTACTGTGCATTCTCTAACAGGGGTGGATTG GTCCATCCTCACACATCCATTGAAGATCTTGATGAGCTGTCCACGCTGCTCCAAGTCCCACTTGTTGCTGGAACCGTAAACCGAGGTAGCGAGGTCATTGCTGCTGGCATGACTGTGAATGACTGGACTGCCTTCTGTGGCTCAGACACAACGGCTACTGAGCTCTCAGTCATCGAGAGTGTCTTCAAGTTGAGAGAGGGGCAGCCCACGGCGATCGTCGATGACATGAGGAAGTCGCTGATTGACAGCTATGTCTAA
- the LOC124672213 gene encoding xylulose kinase 2-like — MVGRSSLPDRALFLGLDSSTQSVKATVLNNELTIIASETVNFDSELPHYKTEGGVYRDPTDDGRIFSPTIMWVEALELLLEKLKPKIDFSKVVAVSGSGQQHGSVYWKKGSQAVLSSLDASKSLMSQLKDAFSTMDSPIWMDSSTTKQCREIENAVGGALELSKLTGSRAYERFTGPQIRKIYQATPHIYENTERISLVSSFMASILVGCYASIDETDGAGMNLMDINKKTWSKTVLEATAPVLEEKLGNLAPAYATAGLISSYFVERHQFDQNCLVIQWSGDNPNSLAGLTLNTPGDLAISLGTSDTVFGITAEAKPSLEGHVFPNPVEPDGYMVMLCYKNGSLTREDVRNQCAEKSWDVFNNYLEKTTPLNGGKLGFYYKDHEILPPLPVGFHRYIVENFNDASADNLTEREVQEFDAPSEVRAIIEGQMLSMRGHAERFGMPNPPKRIIATGGASSNESILKSIAQIFGCPVFTVERPDSASLGAALRAAHGWLCNKEGGFVPISCMYMGNLENTSLGAKLAVPAPADGEDRELLKKYTLLMKKRMEIEGRLVEKIGRA, encoded by the exons ATGGTCGGGCGGAGCTCCCTCCCGGATCGGGCTCTCTTCCTCGGATTGGACAGCTCCACCCA GTCTGTGAAAGCTACCGTGCTCAACAATGAGTTAACAATAATTGCTTCCGAAACTGTTAATTTCGACTCTGAGTTACCGCACTACAAAACCGAGGGCGGGGTGTACAGAGACCCCACAGACGATGGCCGCATATTTTCGCCAACCATAATGTGGGTGGAGGCTCTGGAGCTGCTTCTTGAGAAATTAAAACCGAAGATCGATTTCAGTAAGGTTGTGGCCGTTTCAGGGAGTGGGCAGCAACATGGCAGCGTCTACTGGAAGAAGGGCAGTCAAGCCGTGCTGTCTTCCCTGGATGCTAGTAAGAGCTTGATGTCCCAGCTTAAGGATGCCTTTTCCACCATGGACTCACCAATATGGATGGACAGTAGCACAACCAAGCAATGCAGAGAAATAGAAAATGCAGTGGGTGGTGCACTGGAGTTGTCTAAGCTTACAGGGTCTCGTGCCTATGAGAGATTCACCGGGCCTCAGATAAGGAAGATCTACCAAGCAACACCTCATATTTATGAAAATACCGAGAGGATATCTTTGGTGAGCTCATTCATGGCGTCCATCCTTGTCGGATGCTATGCGAGTATTGATGAAACTGACGGCGCTGGGATGAACTTGATGGATATAAACAAGAAGACCTGGTCAAAAACTGTTTTAGAG GCAACTGCTCCTGTTCTTGAAGAGAAGCTTGGGAATCTCGCGCCAGCCTATGCCACTGCTGGTCTCATATCTTCTTATTTTGTAGAAAG GCATCAGTTTGATCAGAACTGTTTGGTTATTCAATGGTCAGGAGACAATCCCAATAGCCTTGCAG GGTTAACTCTGAATACACCTGGTGATCTTGCAATTAGCCTTGGTACTAGTGATACA GTTTTTGGGATTACTGCTGAAGCCAAACCAAGCCTTGAAGGCCATGTTTTTCCCAACCCTGTTGAACCAGATGGTTACATGGTTATGCTATGTTACAAAAATGGCTCATTGACCCGGGAAG ATGTACGAAATCAGTGCGCAGAAAAATCGTGGGATGTTTTCAACAACTACCTAGAGAAAACAACCCCTCTGAATG GTGGGAAGTTAGGATTTTACTACAAGGACCATGAAATCCTGCCTCCTCTTCCAG TTGGTTTCCACAGATACATCGTCGAGAATTTCAATGATGCCTCAGCTGACAATCTGACGGAGCGCGAGGTGCAAGAATTCGATGCACCATCCGAG GTCCGTGCCATCATTGAGGGTCAAATGTTGTCGATGCGAGGCCATGCCGAGCGGTTTGGCATGCCCAATCCCCCCAAGAGGATCATAGCAACTGGCGGGGCATCGTCCAATGAGAGTATCCTCAAGTCAATCGCGCAAATCTTTGGCTGTCCTGTCTTTACAGTTGAGAGACCCG ATTCGGCTTCGCTGGGTGCGGCACTGAGAGCTGCCCATGGGTGGCTGTGCAACAAGGAAGGAGGCTTTGTTCCCATCTCCTGCATGTACATGGGCAACCTGGAGAATACCTCTCTGGGCGCAAAACTGGCAGTCCCAGCCCCtgccgacggggaggacagggaGCTCCTGAAGAAGTATACATTGCTCATGAAGAAGAGGATGGAGATCGAGGGACGCCTGGTGGAGAAGATTGGGCGCGCCTag